One part of the Lotus japonicus ecotype B-129 chromosome 2, LjGifu_v1.2 genome encodes these proteins:
- the LOC130735356 gene encoding kunitz trypsin inhibitor 5-like translates to MTKSSSLLTIFFLLFVFTIKLKFATAGDSVKDTDGNVLNVTSEYSILQSTNNGDGVTVTRVKGKLAVILSSNALPVTFTDSNESKVILIDDIVSINFTNITEHSGSSSWIVVYDESTKLSYIGVGSAKEYPGQQIKTGTFKIESIGAHYKIVFCSDVNKSSCKNVGVDGTEGKIRRLVINGSLLPIQFKKA, encoded by the coding sequence ATGACGAAAAGTTCCTCATTGCTTAccatcttcttccttctctttgTCTTCACCATAAAACTGAAGTTTGCAACTGCTGGTGATAGTGTTAAAGACACAGACGGTAATGTTTTGAATGTTACAAGCGAGTATTCCATCTTGCAATCCACAAATAATGGTGACGGAGTTACAGTTACTAGGGTGAAAGGAAAACTAGCTGTTATTCTTTCTAGCAACGCCTTGCCAGTCACATTTACAGACTCCAACGAATCAAAGGTCATCCTTATAGATGACATTGTCTCGATAAATTTCACCAACATTACAGAGCATAgtggttcttcttcttggaTTGTTGTCTATGATGAATCGACCAAACTATCATATATAGGGGTTGGCAGTGCTAAGGAGTACCCTGGTCAACAAATTAAAACTGGAACATTCAAAATTGAGTCGATTGGTGCTCACTACAAGATTGTTTTTTGTAGTGATGTTAATAAATCGTCTTGCAAAAATGTGGGGGTAGATGGCACAGAGGGTAAAATTAGACGTCTAGTTATCAATGGAAGTTTGTTGCCAATTCAGTTCAAAAAAGCATAA
- the LOC130736358 gene encoding uncharacterized protein LOC130736358, whose product MNLISYLHPYPHLLLSLSHTHKHALTLSLTIHAHWQSPRPHPLARRTTTPRHHRPPTTSPSEALRLYPRSLDQIQWNFSLSDLTTDLSNLGDLGALGNYTGSPFMQSDSDILMESSDEKDIVDDFFVNTEPHGSQSDEERS is encoded by the exons ATGAATCTG ATTTCATATTTGCACCCATACCCCCACTtactcctctctctctcacacacacacaaacacgCTCTCACCCTCTCACTCACGATTCACGCTCACTGGCAGTCACCACGCCCTCACCCTCTCGCACGGCGCACCACCACGCCACGCCACCACCGTCCACCGACCACCAGTCCATCAGAGGCTCTGCGGCTCTACCCTAG ATCCCTCGATCAAATTCAGTGGAATTTTAGTCTATCTGATCTAACAACAGATTTGTCAAACTTGGGAGATCTTGGAGCTCTGGGAAACTACACTGGTTCACCATTTATGCAATCTGATTCGGATATTTTGATGGAATCCTCGGATGAAAAGGACATAGTGGATGACTTCTTTGTCAATACAGAGCCCCACGGCTCTCAGTCAGATGAGGAGAGGTCTTGA